Proteins from a single region of Esox lucius isolate fEsoLuc1 chromosome 13, fEsoLuc1.pri, whole genome shotgun sequence:
- the mymk gene encoding protein myomaker isoform X1 has translation MGAFIAKMLLPTVSSLVFLPTASVAAKRGFHMEAMVYFFTMFFTAIYHACDGPGLSIICFMKYDVLEYFSVYGTAISIWVTLIALGDFDEPRRSTLTMFGILTCAVRIYQDRWGYGIYSGPIGSAVFIITVKWLQKMKEIKGLYPEKSVYTQQVGPGCCFGALALMLHFYFEEWDYAYVHSFYHLSMAVSFVLLLPKRNRYAGTDGSPVKLSCYTLLCCTPFPASAKKKDQQKTRSHSIWTIPTERPWTRTSGSPTLPLYNSPTTPVKKALDINTTPVKKALDINTTPVKKALDINTTPVKKALDINTTPVKKVLDINTTPPKKALDINTTPPKKALDINITPPKKTMDTNITPPKKTMDINSTPPKKTMDINTTPPKKTLDINTTPPKKTMDINITHVKKGWENISTKTVRKALDFSNLNPVHKGLDINKLKEQNGWK, from the exons ATGGGAGCCTTCATTGCCAAGATGCTCCTTCCCACTGTCAGTAGTTTGGTGTTCCTACCTACAGCCAGTGTTGCTGCCAAGAGAGGCTTCCACATGGAGGCCATGGTCTACTTCTTCACCATGTTCTTCACCGCG ATTTACCATGCGTGCGATGGGCCGGGCCTCTCCATCATATGTTTCATGAAGTACGACGTTCTGGAGTACTTCAGTGTGTACGGAACAGCCATCTCTATCTGGGTCACGCTGATAG CTTTAGGGGATTTTGATGAGCCAAGGCGTTCTACTCTGACAATGTTTGGGATATTGACCTGTGCCGTGAGGATCTACCAGGACCGTTGGGGCTACGGCATCTACTCTGGACCAATTGGATCAGCGGTATTCATAATCACTGTCAAATGG CTGCAGAAAATGAAAGAGATAAAAGGCCTGTACCCAGAGAAGAGTGTTTACACCCAGCAGGTGGGACCAGGATGCTGTTTTGGTGCCCTGGCGCTGATGCTTCACTTCTACTTTGAG GAGTGGGACTACGCCTACGTGCACAGTTTTTACCACCTGTCCATGGCTGTGTCCTTCGTGCTGCTGCTGCCCAAGAGGAACCGCTATGCTGGGACGGACGGAAGCCCTGTCAAGCTCAGCTGCTACACCCTCCTCTGCTGT ACACCCTTTCCCGCTTCGGCAAAGAAGAAGGATCAACAAAAGACCCGGTCTCATTCCATCTGGACCATTCCAACTGAACGGCCCTGGACACGGACCAGTGGTTCACCAACACTTCCTCTATACAACTCACCTACTACACCTGTTAAGAAAGCACTGGACATCAACACTACACCTGTTAAGAAAGCACTGGACATCAACACTACACCTGTTAAGAAAGCACTGGACATCAACACTACACCTGTTAAGAAAGCACTGGACATCAACACTACACCTGTTAAGAAAGTACTGGACATCAACACTACACCTCCTAAGAAAGCACTGGACATCAACACAACACCTCCTAAGAAAGCACTGGACATCAACATTACACCTCCTAAGAAAACAATGGACACCAACATTACACCTCCTAAGAAAACAATGGACATCAACAGTACACCTCCTAAGAAAACAATGGACATCAACACTACACCTCCTAAGAAAACACTGGACATCAACACTACACCTCCTAAGAAAACAATGGACATCAACATTACACATGTTAAAAAAGGATGGGAGAATATCAGTACTAAAACTGTTAGGAAAGCACTGGACTTCAGCAACCTAAACCCAGTTCACAAAGGACTGGACATCAACAAACTCAAAGAACAGAATGGATGGAAGTGA
- the mymk gene encoding protein myomaker isoform X2, which produces MGAFIAKMLLPTVSSLVFLPTASVAAKRGFHMEAMVYFFTMFFTAIYHACDGPGLSIICFMKYDVLEYFSVYGTAISIWVTLIALGDFDEPRRSTLTMFGILTCAVRIYQDRWGYGIYSGPIGSAVFIITVKWLQKMKEIKGLYPEKSVYTQQEWDYAYVHSFYHLSMAVSFVLLLPKRNRYAGTDGSPVKLSCYTLLCCTPFPASAKKKDQQKTRSHSIWTIPTERPWTRTSGSPTLPLYNSPTTPVKKALDINTTPVKKALDINTTPVKKALDINTTPVKKALDINTTPVKKVLDINTTPPKKALDINTTPPKKALDINITPPKKTMDTNITPPKKTMDINSTPPKKTMDINTTPPKKTLDINTTPPKKTMDINITHVKKGWENISTKTVRKALDFSNLNPVHKGLDINKLKEQNGWK; this is translated from the exons ATGGGAGCCTTCATTGCCAAGATGCTCCTTCCCACTGTCAGTAGTTTGGTGTTCCTACCTACAGCCAGTGTTGCTGCCAAGAGAGGCTTCCACATGGAGGCCATGGTCTACTTCTTCACCATGTTCTTCACCGCG ATTTACCATGCGTGCGATGGGCCGGGCCTCTCCATCATATGTTTCATGAAGTACGACGTTCTGGAGTACTTCAGTGTGTACGGAACAGCCATCTCTATCTGGGTCACGCTGATAG CTTTAGGGGATTTTGATGAGCCAAGGCGTTCTACTCTGACAATGTTTGGGATATTGACCTGTGCCGTGAGGATCTACCAGGACCGTTGGGGCTACGGCATCTACTCTGGACCAATTGGATCAGCGGTATTCATAATCACTGTCAAATGG CTGCAGAAAATGAAAGAGATAAAAGGCCTGTACCCAGAGAAGAGTGTTTACACCCAGCAG GAGTGGGACTACGCCTACGTGCACAGTTTTTACCACCTGTCCATGGCTGTGTCCTTCGTGCTGCTGCTGCCCAAGAGGAACCGCTATGCTGGGACGGACGGAAGCCCTGTCAAGCTCAGCTGCTACACCCTCCTCTGCTGT ACACCCTTTCCCGCTTCGGCAAAGAAGAAGGATCAACAAAAGACCCGGTCTCATTCCATCTGGACCATTCCAACTGAACGGCCCTGGACACGGACCAGTGGTTCACCAACACTTCCTCTATACAACTCACCTACTACACCTGTTAAGAAAGCACTGGACATCAACACTACACCTGTTAAGAAAGCACTGGACATCAACACTACACCTGTTAAGAAAGCACTGGACATCAACACTACACCTGTTAAGAAAGCACTGGACATCAACACTACACCTGTTAAGAAAGTACTGGACATCAACACTACACCTCCTAAGAAAGCACTGGACATCAACACAACACCTCCTAAGAAAGCACTGGACATCAACATTACACCTCCTAAGAAAACAATGGACACCAACATTACACCTCCTAAGAAAACAATGGACATCAACAGTACACCTCCTAAGAAAACAATGGACATCAACACTACACCTCCTAAGAAAACACTGGACATCAACACTACACCTCCTAAGAAAACAATGGACATCAACATTACACATGTTAAAAAAGGATGGGAGAATATCAGTACTAAAACTGTTAGGAAAGCACTGGACTTCAGCAACCTAAACCCAGTTCACAAAGGACTGGACATCAACAAACTCAAAGAACAGAATGGATGGAAGTGA